In one window of Oceanococcus sp. HetDA_MAG_MS8 DNA:
- the odhB gene encoding 2-oxoglutarate dehydrogenase complex dihydrolipoyllysine-residue succinyltransferase — translation MSIEIKVPALPESVAEATIATWHKAEGDAVGRDENVVDLETDKVMLEVPATAAGKLVKVLKGEGDTVVAGDVLAVLEEGEVAASTDNKAEEKTSEEPSSSSSNGDAPDPGPAVRKLLAENGLQASDVNGTGKGGRVTRKDVEAHLAQSSKANAPTQAAPAAQPSSEAKADLPDVTSSDRVEQRVPMTRIRARIAERLVEAQQTAAMLTTFNEVDLLAVDKLRKQYRDSFEKNHGVRLGYMSFFVKATIEALKRYPILNASVDGSDIVYHGHYDIGVAVSSPRGLVVPVLRAADKLSFAEIESGIGDLGRKARDNKLSLDDLSGGTFSITNGGVFGSMLSTPILNPPQSGILGMHGINKRPVVVGDEIVVRPMMYLALTYDHRIIDGREAVMFLRTIKEVLEDPARMLLEI, via the coding sequence ATGAGCATCGAAATCAAGGTTCCCGCCTTGCCGGAGTCCGTCGCGGAAGCCACCATCGCCACTTGGCATAAGGCCGAAGGCGACGCGGTGGGTCGCGACGAAAATGTGGTGGACTTGGAAACCGACAAGGTTATGCTGGAGGTGCCAGCTACGGCGGCCGGCAAGCTAGTCAAGGTGTTGAAGGGCGAAGGCGATACCGTTGTTGCCGGCGATGTCCTAGCCGTCTTGGAAGAAGGCGAAGTCGCTGCGAGCACTGACAACAAAGCAGAAGAAAAGACCAGCGAAGAGCCGTCCAGTAGTAGCAGTAATGGTGACGCACCAGACCCGGGCCCAGCAGTGCGTAAATTGCTTGCAGAGAATGGTCTGCAGGCCTCAGATGTCAATGGCACGGGCAAGGGTGGCCGCGTTACGCGTAAAGACGTAGAAGCCCACCTGGCACAATCCAGCAAGGCCAATGCACCGACCCAGGCTGCGCCAGCGGCTCAACCCAGCTCCGAAGCCAAGGCGGACCTGCCCGATGTCACCAGCTCGGACCGGGTCGAGCAACGGGTGCCCATGACCCGTATCCGTGCACGCATTGCTGAGCGCTTGGTCGAAGCGCAGCAAACCGCAGCCATGCTCACCACCTTCAACGAAGTGGATCTGCTCGCGGTCGACAAGTTGCGCAAACAATATCGTGACTCTTTTGAGAAGAATCACGGCGTGCGCCTGGGATACATGAGCTTCTTCGTCAAAGCCACGATTGAAGCCCTCAAGCGCTACCCCATCCTCAATGCATCGGTCGATGGCAGCGATATCGTTTATCACGGCCACTATGACATTGGCGTCGCCGTTAGCTCGCCACGCGGCTTGGTTGTGCCAGTGCTGCGTGCCGCCGATAAGCTCAGTTTCGCTGAGATTGAATCTGGCATTGGTGACCTGGGTCGTAAAGCGCGCGACAACAAGCTGAGCTTGGATGATCTTAGCGGTGGGACCTTCTCCATCACCAATGGCGGGGTCTTCGGTTCCATGCTCTCCACGCCCATTCTCAACCCGCCGCAAAGCGGTATCTTGGGCATGCACGGCATCAACAAACGGCCGGTGGTCGTCGGGGATGAGATTGTCGTAAGGCCAATGATGTATCTGGCACTCACGTATGATCACCGCATCATTGACGGACGGGAGGCTGTCATGTTCCTGCGCACCATCAAGGAAGTGTTGGAAGATCCCGCCCGCATGTTGCTGGAAATCTAG